The window GCCTTGATGGTTTCTTTTAACTCTTCTATCTTCTTAATCCTTGACTTGTCACCGCCAAACACCTTTGACGACGCAGCTTCGAGCTTCTCTGCTCTTCCTTCAAGTGAAGAAACCTCGGATAGAAGCGTCTGAACTGTCAGTAAAGCACTAGATCTATTTGCAAACGCTCCCTGGACCGCCATCATTACGCCAAGGTAATCGTGAAGTGTGTCCTGACATCAAACAACACTTCCTTAATGAAAACCAAAGCCTTTCCCAAACGAGAGCTGAATAAACTCTTCATATCTACAACATTACCAAATGCTTGACCGTCTGAGAGTTCAGCTCTCTGTAGAATCTGCTAGCTTTTACAGCCACGGTGGCTAAATTCTTCATATCATTAGCACGAGCTCTTTGAGAATtgaagacagcttcttcgttctCGAACTTAGTCAACTTAATGAACGCTAATCCCAACTCCCCCATCGTCTCCCCCATGTCTTGCTGCGCCTTGACAAGTGTCTCAGCCTACAAAAGACCATACTAAAGCTTAACCGATGCAATAAAAGGAAGTTAAACAAGTACGAACCCTCTACCTGCTGAGAGGCATTAATGATCTCTTTCTCAAGATCATgcatcttctccttcttctccaaaAACTCTTTATCTTCCTCCACAACAGCTGGTTTAGCTCCACCCCAGTCATTAGAAACCGACTGTCTAAGCTCTTTAAACAACCTAAACAGATCTCTACCGCTTCTAGCCGGCTGAGCCACCTCAACCACAGAGACACCACCATCCAACACCCTAGACGCCACACCTGTTCCCATCTGCAGCGTTAACGGCAACTTCCCTTCCACCTGAAGAAACACCTTCAACTCATCGCTACACCTAATCACAGGATGCGCAGCGAGCCTGCGCAAGTACTTCTCCAACGCAACTCTCCTCTGCTCAACAAACTCTTGCCTCTGCATCACTTGGCTCTCCACCACGCTCTTATCCGGCCTCGGCGGAATACAAAACCCCTTATAAGACTCAGCTAACCTATCCGCTAATGCAACAACGTCTCTAAACCTCCTCCTCACGGTAAAGTCGGAACCTTTATACTCAGGGAGATTCGTTCTCGTTGTAATCAGGTACGTGACGTAAGTGCTTCCTCCGGAAAGCATGGAGCTTGCAGCTTCCTGCTCCTTCTGGGGGCTGGAAACAGTGATCTTGATGTAGTCCGAGGAGCTGGAGGAAGACGGAGATCTAGAGAGTGTGTCTGAGGAATCATCTGAGTCATCGAAAGGGCTGAAGACAACGTCCGCGTAAGAAGGAGGCTCGATGTAAGAGGTGCCGCCGTTTGGAGGTAAGGAGAGTGGATCGGAATCTGCCGGAGTGACGATGATCGGCGGCGGAGAGAGGTGGTGGCTGCCGTTGTCGTCGCGGAGGAAGAGACTCTCCATCTCCTCCTTGGAGGCGTGGAGATGGGAGTCTTCGTCGTTCTCTGAGCCCATCATTTTTGGTGTGAGTGATGAATCTAATTTTAGTAAGAATTGGAGAGAGAAATTGAGATTTCCGATGATGTGAAGCTGATACGGTGGTCGTGAACCGCGATTAGAAGCCGGAGAGGCTGAGTCGCGGCGGTGGTGGTCACGGAGGAGACTGGATCGATGAGTGTCGTGACGAGTCCCGTCAATGAATCAAATTGGGGAAGATGAGATGAGATTCGGGTCATGTTGAATACTTTAGATGGGCTTTGACCCGACTCGGCCCAATATGTACGGCCCAATATATAACTTATTCTCAAGCGTGATCGGCATATCTCCGCATCCAAACGAGTTGCCTggattatattttatgaaatgttGTGAAGTGTAAGAAATATATAGTTACgtctatataaaattatttaagtaGTTTATCGACATTTCACTGAAATTACTACGATGTTTCTTTGACGGATAAATTATCCAAATTTCAAAAAAGTCTATTATCATTGACCTTATGATGAGCTCCATTATCGATTCACTGAAATTACGACGATGTTTCTTTGATGGATAAATTATCCAAATTTCAAAAAAGTCTATCATTGGGATTATCATGAGCTCCACCAGCCATGTGAGTGGTGCAATGTGCAAGAAAGCCTCTCCGTTTACTTTATTTGTGTAAATGAACAGTTGCCAATCAAGTTCACCACAAACATTATTTAACAAGTTTTGGACCCATTGCATCGAAGTTTCACATTCACCCAAGGCTCATGTGTTTTGggtctttaaataatatatttaagaaagCCCAAGTCTAAAACAATCTTTTAAGATATCAAAGCTTT of the Brassica rapa cultivar Chiifu-401-42 chromosome A03, CAAS_Brap_v3.01, whole genome shotgun sequence genome contains:
- the LOC103855715 gene encoding sorting nexin 2B, with the protein product MMGSENDEDSHLHASKEEMESLFLRDDNGSHHLSPPPIIVTPADSDPLSLPPNGGTSYIEPPSYADVVFSPFDDSDDSSDTLSRSPSSSSSSDYIKITVSSPQKEQEAASSMLSGGSTYVTYLITTRTNLPEYKGSDFTVRRRFRDVVALADRLAESYKGFCIPPRPDKSVVESQVMQRQEFVEQRRVALEKYLRRLAAHPVIRCSDELKVFLQVEGKLPLTLQMGTGVASRVLDGGVSVVEVAQPARSGRDLFRLFKELRQSVSNDWGGAKPAVVEEDKEFLEKKEKMHDLEKEIINASQQAETLVKAQQDMGETMGELGLAFIKLTKFENEEAVFNSQRARANDMKNLATVAVKASRFYRELNSQTVKHLDTLHDYLGVMMAVQGAFANRSSALLTVQTLLSEVSSLEGRAEKLEAASSKVFGGDKSRIKKIEELKETIKATEDAKNVAIRDYERIKENNRSEVERLDRERRADFLSMMKGFVVNQVGYAEKMANVWAKVAEETSQYNRESS